From the Leptospira perdikensis genome, the window CTTTATCATCGTTACATTGTTCAATGACAGTGGCCATACATCGGTTCACACCAATTCCATAACAACCCATAGTCGTTGTAGTAGCTTTCCCTTTATCATTCAAAACAGTGATATCAAAGGCTTTGGAATATTTTTGACCTAACTTAAAAATATGACCTACTTCAATTCCTTTTTCTGCGGTAAGACCATTCCCACAATTTGGGCAAGGATCCCCTACTTTGGCTTGGGATACATCAATTTTTGTGACTTCCTCTTCCTTGAAAAAGTTAGAAATTTGAATCCCTGCAATATGATGATCCACTTCGTTTGCACCAGATATATACCCAAAACTCCAATCAACTAACGAATCAATGACGACCTTTAGTTTTTCTGATTTTGGAAATCCTGGCCCAATGAATCCGGGAACTAACCCCAGTTTTTCCATTTCAGCCGGGCCCATAGGTCTTAGTTCATTACAACCCAAATGGTTTTTTAGTTTGTTCTCGTTGAGTTCACGGTCACCCTCTAAAAAAACAAGAACATAGGTTCCGTCTGCCCATAGAGCAACTGCTTTTAATAAATTTTCTTCTTTGGTTTTGATAAACTCCGCAACTTCCGAAATTGTTTTTTTAGAAGGTGTGTGAATTTTATCACTACCAGCAAACGTTTGTTTTGCTGTATTTGATTTTTGAATCACAGGAGTTTTTTCAATATTTCCAGAATATTGACAAGAAGGACAAATCGTAAGTGTTTCTTCACCAATCGGAGACACTACCATAAATTCTTCTGAGGCAGACCCACCCATGTTCCCTGAATCCGCTTGCACAGGGATCGTGGAAAGTCCCATCCCCGCAAAAATCCTACGATAGGTTTTACGCATTGTTTGATACGTTTTATCTAAAGACTCATCATCCAAATGAAAGGAATAAGCATCCTTCATTGTAAATTCACGAGAACGAATCACTCCA encodes:
- a CDS encoding proline--tRNA ligase — its product is MKASSYLIPTAKEDPQDAVVASHKLMTRAGLVRKSAAGLYSYLPLGLRILKKIEGIVRSEMDRAGALEFQLPILTPSEIWKESGRWDKMGKEMFRLKDRHDNESCLGPTHEESFCVLVKPMVRSYKDLPINVYQIHTKFRDEIRPRFGVIRSREFTMKDAYSFHLDDESLDKTYQTMRKTYRRIFAGMGLSTIPVQADSGNMGGSASEEFMVVSPIGEETLTICPSCQYSGNIEKTPVIQKSNTAKQTFAGSDKIHTPSKKTISEVAEFIKTKEENLLKAVALWADGTYVLVFLEGDRELNENKLKNHLGCNELRPMGPAEMEKLGLVPGFIGPGFPKSEKLKVVIDSLVDWSFGYISGANEVDHHIAGIQISNFFKEEEVTKIDVSQAKVGDPCPNCGNGLTAEKGIEVGHIFKLGQKYSKAFDITVLNDKGKATTTTMGCYGIGVNRCMATVIEQCNDDKGIFWPVSIAPFTVCLVSIAKNPEDIAKIESIYNALMAAGIEVLWDDRDLGPGFKFKDSELIGFPIRLTLGKGFLEKGEITILDRKSMSEETVAFTTNEDLVGKLQKQIRALHETLEKAVEQVGT